A region of Streptomyces sp. NBC_01750 DNA encodes the following proteins:
- a CDS encoding GAF domain-containing sensor histidine kinase: MSHRPSSGLAAVSTALLAMSRHLEVRDVLKTIVASARELLDAEYAALGVPDDHGGFSQFVVDGVSDAQWKAIGPLPRQHGILASMLRDAKVERLADVRKDPRFEGWPSAHPDMSDFLGLPIKDGDETIGALFLANKRCPKPDGGCGFTAEDEELLSILAQHAAIALTNARLYERSRELTIAEERTRLAHELHDAVSQKLFSLRLTAQAAAALVDRDPARAKGELQQVAVLAAEAADELRAAVVELRPAALDEDGLVNTLRTHIQVLDRAHTAVVTFDSCGVRALPAAQEEALLRVAQEALHNALRHSGADEVDVVLARRGQGAVLRVTDNGKGFEPRTVRRAGRHLGLVSMRDRANGVGGRLTVESAPGKGATIEMEVPGG, from the coding sequence ATGAGTCACCGACCGAGCTCCGGCCTCGCCGCCGTGAGCACCGCGCTCCTCGCGATGAGCAGGCATCTCGAGGTGCGTGACGTGCTGAAGACGATCGTCGCCTCGGCGCGCGAGCTCCTCGACGCCGAGTACGCGGCGCTGGGCGTGCCGGACGACCACGGCGGCTTCTCCCAGTTCGTGGTCGACGGCGTCAGCGACGCGCAGTGGAAGGCGATCGGCCCGCTCCCGCGGCAGCACGGCATCCTCGCCTCGATGCTCCGCGACGCGAAGGTGGAGCGCCTCGCGGATGTCCGCAAGGACCCGCGCTTCGAGGGCTGGCCGTCCGCCCACCCGGACATGTCCGACTTCCTCGGCCTGCCGATCAAGGACGGCGACGAGACCATCGGCGCGCTCTTCCTGGCGAACAAGCGGTGCCCCAAGCCCGATGGCGGCTGTGGCTTCACCGCCGAGGACGAGGAACTGCTCTCCATCCTCGCCCAGCACGCCGCGATAGCCCTGACCAACGCCCGGCTGTACGAGCGCAGCCGCGAGCTCACCATCGCCGAGGAACGCACCCGCCTCGCCCATGAGCTGCACGACGCGGTGAGCCAGAAGCTCTTCTCGCTGCGGCTGACCGCCCAGGCGGCCGCCGCACTGGTGGACCGCGACCCGGCCCGCGCCAAGGGCGAGCTCCAGCAGGTCGCCGTGCTCGCCGCGGAGGCCGCGGACGAACTGCGCGCCGCCGTGGTCGAGTTGCGCCCCGCCGCCCTCGACGAGGACGGACTGGTCAACACGCTCCGTACGCACATCCAGGTCCTCGACCGCGCGCACACCGCCGTGGTCACTTTCGACAGCTGCGGTGTCCGAGCGCTGCCGGCCGCCCAGGAGGAGGCCCTGCTCCGGGTCGCTCAGGAGGCCCTGCACAATGCGCTGCGGCACTCCGGCGCCGACGAGGTCGACGTGGTCCTGGCCCGCCGCGGCCAGGGTGCGGTCCTCCGCGTCACCGACAACGGCAAGGGGTTCGAGCCGAGGACGGTCCGCCGGGCCGGCCGTCATCTGGGACTGGTCTCGATGCGGGACCGGGCGAACGGGGTCGGCGGAAGACTCACCGTGGAATCGGCGCCCGGAAAGGGCGCCACGATCGAGATGGAGGTGCCCGGTGGCTGA
- a CDS encoding SDR family NAD(P)-dependent oxidoreductase encodes MPVAVITGASKGLGRALASALAQQGWDLVLGARTGSVLEESARRIGAAQGTRVVAVVGDVTDAGHRKGLLATARELGGLDLLVSNASALGAEPLVRLDALPLEGLRAALETNVVAALGLVQEALPMLRASGAGTVIAVSSDAAAEAYETWGGYGASKAALDHLAAVLAVEEPELRVWTVDPGDMQTDLYAAAVPGDDDPRPAPETVVPGFLRLLEQRPVSGRYAAPSLLDAR; translated from the coding sequence ATGCCGGTAGCGGTGATCACTGGGGCTTCGAAGGGCTTGGGGCGCGCACTCGCGTCTGCCCTCGCCCAGCAGGGCTGGGATCTGGTGCTGGGGGCCAGGACCGGAAGCGTCCTGGAGGAGAGTGCGCGTCGTATCGGGGCGGCGCAGGGCACGCGGGTGGTGGCGGTGGTGGGGGATGTCACCGATGCCGGACACCGTAAGGGGCTGCTGGCCACGGCACGCGAGCTCGGCGGTCTCGACCTGCTGGTGAGCAATGCGAGCGCGCTGGGGGCCGAGCCGCTGGTGCGGCTGGACGCGCTGCCGCTGGAAGGGCTGCGGGCTGCGCTGGAGACCAATGTGGTCGCCGCGCTCGGACTCGTACAGGAGGCGCTGCCGATGCTGCGGGCGTCCGGGGCGGGCACGGTGATCGCGGTCAGCTCGGACGCGGCGGCGGAGGCGTACGAGACCTGGGGCGGCTACGGAGCCTCGAAGGCGGCCCTCGACCATCTCGCGGCGGTCCTCGCCGTCGAGGAGCCGGAGCTGCGGGTGTGGACGGTGGACCCGGGCGATATGCAGACGGATCTGTACGCGGCCGCGGTACCGGGCGACGACGACCCGCGCCCGGCGCCGGAGACGGTGGTGCCGGGATTCCTGCGGCTGCTGGAACAGCGGCCCGTCAGCGGTCGGTACGCGGCGCCCTCGCTGCTGGATGCGCGATGA
- a CDS encoding S-adenosylmethionine:tRNA ribosyltransferase-isomerase — MKVLGSLWVPEELSARVPAEERGSGRDDVRLMVSRGTQVSHHAFRDLPGQLRAGDVLVVNTSATLPAAVNGRVGGEAVVVHFSTRGDDGRWAVELRRPDGAGSTLPRAGGPVGAVVRLPGGGQLVLQAPLAPGADRLWWAAVPVEVPELLSRYGRPIRYRYTTRDQPLAAYQTVFALPSPDGAGSAEMPSAARPFTAPLVAELVSRGVQFAPITLHTGVASAEAHEPPYPEPFEVPATTAWLVNAARAGGGRIVAVGTTAVRALESAAGPGGVVRAASGWTDLVITPGRGVHAVDGLLTGLHEPLASHLLMLEAIAGQAALCRGYAEALRHLYLWHEFGDVHLVLPEEGAHSLHY, encoded by the coding sequence ATGAAGGTGCTGGGGTCGCTGTGGGTGCCCGAGGAGCTGTCGGCCCGGGTGCCTGCCGAGGAGCGCGGATCGGGTCGGGACGACGTACGGCTGATGGTCTCGCGCGGGACGCAGGTGTCCCATCACGCCTTCCGTGATCTTCCCGGGCAGCTCCGTGCCGGGGATGTCCTGGTGGTCAATACGTCGGCCACGCTGCCGGCGGCCGTCAATGGCCGGGTCGGCGGCGAGGCGGTCGTCGTGCACTTCTCGACGCGCGGGGACGACGGACGGTGGGCGGTGGAACTGCGCCGCCCGGACGGTGCGGGCAGCACTCTGCCGCGCGCCGGGGGGCCGGTAGGTGCGGTTGTACGGCTTCCCGGTGGCGGGCAGCTCGTGCTTCAGGCGCCGCTCGCGCCGGGCGCCGACCGGTTGTGGTGGGCGGCGGTGCCGGTGGAGGTGCCGGAGCTGCTGTCCCGGTACGGCAGACCGATCCGGTACCGGTACACGACTCGGGACCAGCCGCTGGCCGCGTATCAGACGGTCTTCGCGCTCCCCTCCCCCGACGGCGCCGGATCGGCGGAGATGCCGAGTGCCGCCCGGCCCTTCACGGCGCCGCTGGTGGCGGAGCTGGTGAGCCGGGGCGTGCAGTTCGCACCGATCACTCTGCATACGGGGGTGGCGTCGGCGGAGGCGCACGAACCGCCGTACCCGGAGCCTTTCGAGGTGCCCGCGACGACGGCGTGGCTGGTCAATGCCGCGCGGGCGGGCGGCGGACGGATCGTGGCGGTCGGTACGACGGCGGTCCGCGCCCTGGAGTCGGCGGCGGGTCCCGGCGGGGTGGTGCGGGCGGCCTCGGGGTGGACCGATCTGGTCATCACGCCTGGGCGCGGCGTGCACGCGGTGGACGGACTGCTGACCGGGCTGCATGAGCCGCTGGCCTCGCATCTGCTGATGCTGGAGGCGATCGCCGGGCAGGCGGCGCTGTGCCGCGGTTATGCCGAGGCACTGCGCCATCTCTACCTCTGGCACGAGTTCGGCGACGTGCACCTCGTGCTTCCCGAAGAGGGCGCTCACTCTTTGCATTACTGA
- a CDS encoding transglycosylase SLT domain-containing protein, with protein MSAFSTRLTKTNKVSIAGIAAAAVAALTFSLVPGNASAGTQTEALAAAPMAWSTGTDAARTTAVHASIVKQQSVVEAKAEADAAAKAKAAAAAKAKAEAAAKKKAAQAAAKKRAKQQAASRTAARKPIYANNLDGWIRESLDIMKKHKIPGSYEGLHRNIMRESSGNPKAINGWDINAINGVPSIGLLQVIKPTFDAYHVAGTPHSQYDPVANITAAANYAADKYGSIDNVDSAY; from the coding sequence ATGTCCGCGTTCAGCACCCGCCTGACCAAGACCAACAAGGTCTCGATCGCCGGTATCGCCGCCGCTGCCGTCGCCGCCCTCACGTTCTCCCTCGTCCCGGGTAACGCCTCCGCCGGTACCCAGACCGAGGCTCTCGCCGCCGCCCCGATGGCGTGGAGCACCGGGACCGACGCCGCCCGGACGACCGCTGTCCACGCGAGCATCGTCAAGCAGCAGTCGGTCGTCGAGGCCAAGGCCGAGGCCGACGCTGCGGCGAAGGCCAAGGCCGCTGCTGCCGCCAAGGCCAAGGCCGAGGCCGCCGCCAAGAAGAAGGCGGCCCAGGCCGCTGCCAAGAAGCGTGCGAAGCAGCAGGCCGCCAGCCGCACCGCTGCCCGCAAGCCGATCTACGCCAACAACCTTGACGGCTGGATCCGCGAGTCGCTCGACATCATGAAGAAGCACAAGATCCCCGGCTCGTACGAGGGTCTGCACCGCAACATCATGCGTGAGTCCAGCGGCAACCCGAAGGCCATCAACGGCTGGGACATCAACGCGATCAACGGTGTCCCGTCGATCGGCCTGCTGCAGGTCATCAAGCCGACGTTCGACGCGTACCACGTCGCCGGCACCCCGCACAGCCAGTACGACCCGGTCGCCAACATCACGGCCGCGGCCAACTACGCCGCCGACAAGTACGGTTCGATCGACAACGTCGACAGCGCCTACTGA
- a CDS encoding ABC transporter ATP-binding protein/permease, with product MGHGVPELVLELNGRTWTLDPSRSYTLGRDPQGDLVIDDARVSWRHASISWGGRSWVIEDHGSTNGTYVQGQRIHQMEIGPGSAVHLGNATDGPRLNLSGAAAGAGAYSAQGAAPQQQAVQQPQQGWQQQAPAQQPQQGWQQQPPQAQIPQQQGPGGAGGVAGAPPVYGDRSPTTFHQLALGRVMRIGRALENELVVSDLQVSRNHAEFVATPDGRFEIRDLGSHNGTYVNGQPIAKSGTVLIGPNDIVGVGHSTFRLVGDRLEEFVDTGEVSFSARHLTVTVDGGKQILRDVSFGVPEKSLIGVIGPSGSGKSTLLKALTGYRPANQGDVLYDNRSLYKQFAELRQRIGLVPQDDILHKELTVRKALKYAAKLRFPGDTAEAEREARIDEVLRELKLDIHKEKKVTSLSGGQRKRVSVALELLTKPSLIFLDEPTSGLDPGMDRDVMQLLRGLADDGRTVLVVTHSVAELALCDKLLVMAPGGSVAYFGPPEEALNFFGYTTWADVFSAFENYRDYDWAGRWRGSQHYQMYAADIDAVAAQSVHMPPPQQMRPPKPQSWGSQLWTLIRRYSSVIASDKGFIGLMVILPAVLGLVSVVIPAKFGLAPPTPPSKFNGDAGTIMLILAVGMCFSGAANSVRELIKERVIYERERATGLARSAYLMSKVIVLGVITAIQGVIICGIGFATRDLPAEGLVMPPAVEICLVVIALGFTSMMFGLVISSLVKTAEKTMPLLVMFAIVQVVFTGILFQVYGSPGLEQFAWLMPSRWAIAGAGATLDLSHLMPPWDPNKPADLDPLWEHSAGQWGLNITILLAIGVVCGVAVARLLRRHEPEVMRK from the coding sequence GTGGGGCATGGAGTGCCGGAACTCGTACTGGAATTGAACGGAAGGACCTGGACCCTCGATCCGTCCAGGTCATACACCCTCGGACGTGATCCGCAGGGCGACCTGGTGATCGACGACGCCAGGGTCTCGTGGCGGCACGCCAGCATCAGCTGGGGCGGCCGCAGTTGGGTGATCGAGGACCACGGCAGTACCAACGGCACATACGTGCAGGGTCAGCGGATCCATCAGATGGAGATCGGCCCCGGCTCGGCGGTACATCTGGGCAATGCGACCGACGGACCCCGGCTGAATCTCTCCGGAGCCGCGGCCGGCGCGGGCGCGTACAGCGCCCAGGGCGCCGCGCCCCAGCAGCAGGCGGTCCAGCAGCCGCAGCAGGGCTGGCAGCAGCAGGCTCCGGCTCAACAGCCGCAGCAGGGCTGGCAGCAGCAGCCACCTCAGGCGCAGATCCCGCAGCAGCAGGGACCCGGCGGCGCGGGCGGTGTCGCGGGGGCTCCGCCGGTGTACGGGGACCGCAGCCCGACCACGTTCCATCAGTTGGCCCTCGGCCGGGTGATGCGTATCGGCCGTGCGCTCGAGAACGAACTGGTCGTCTCCGACCTCCAGGTCTCGCGCAACCACGCCGAGTTCGTGGCGACTCCCGACGGCCGCTTCGAGATCCGCGACCTCGGATCCCACAACGGCACGTATGTCAACGGTCAGCCGATAGCCAAGTCCGGCACCGTACTGATCGGCCCGAACGACATCGTCGGTGTCGGCCACTCGACGTTCCGTCTCGTCGGCGACCGGCTCGAGGAGTTCGTCGACACCGGCGAAGTCTCCTTCTCCGCCCGTCACCTGACAGTGACGGTCGACGGCGGCAAGCAGATCCTGCGGGATGTGTCCTTCGGCGTACCGGAGAAGTCGCTGATCGGCGTGATCGGCCCCTCGGGGTCCGGCAAGTCCACCCTGCTCAAGGCGCTCACCGGCTACCGGCCCGCCAACCAGGGTGATGTCCTCTACGACAACCGCAGTCTCTACAAGCAGTTCGCCGAACTCCGCCAGCGCATCGGACTGGTTCCGCAGGACGACATCCTGCACAAGGAGCTCACCGTCCGTAAGGCGCTCAAGTACGCGGCCAAGCTCCGCTTCCCCGGCGACACCGCCGAGGCCGAGCGCGAGGCCCGTATCGACGAGGTGCTGCGCGAGCTCAAGCTCGACATCCACAAGGAGAAGAAGGTCACTTCGCTCTCCGGTGGCCAGCGCAAGCGTGTCTCGGTCGCCCTCGAGCTGCTGACCAAGCCGTCGCTGATCTTCCTGGACGAGCCGACGTCCGGACTCGACCCGGGCATGGACCGCGATGTCATGCAGCTGCTCCGTGGCCTCGCCGACGACGGCCGTACGGTCCTGGTGGTCACCCACTCGGTGGCCGAGCTCGCGCTCTGCGACAAGCTCCTCGTCATGGCCCCCGGCGGTTCGGTGGCGTACTTCGGCCCGCCGGAGGAAGCGCTCAACTTCTTCGGCTACACGACATGGGCCGACGTCTTCTCCGCGTTCGAGAACTACCGGGACTACGACTGGGCCGGCCGCTGGCGCGGTTCCCAGCACTACCAGATGTACGCCGCGGACATCGACGCCGTCGCCGCGCAGTCGGTGCACATGCCGCCGCCGCAGCAGATGCGCCCGCCGAAGCCGCAGAGCTGGGGCTCCCAGCTGTGGACACTGATCCGCCGCTACTCCTCGGTCATCGCGTCCGACAAGGGCTTCATCGGCCTGATGGTGATCCTGCCCGCGGTCCTGGGCCTGGTCAGCGTCGTCATTCCGGCGAAGTTCGGCCTCGCGCCGCCCACGCCGCCGAGCAAGTTCAACGGCGACGCAGGCACGATCATGCTGATCCTCGCGGTCGGCATGTGCTTCTCCGGCGCGGCCAACTCGGTACGAGAGCTGATCAAGGAACGGGTCATCTACGAACGGGAACGGGCCACCGGCCTGGCCCGCTCGGCGTATCTGATGTCCAAGGTGATCGTCCTCGGCGTGATCACGGCCATCCAGGGCGTCATCATCTGCGGCATCGGCTTCGCCACCCGCGACCTGCCCGCAGAGGGCCTGGTCATGCCTCCGGCCGTCGAGATCTGCCTCGTGGTGATCGCGCTGGGCTTCACCTCGATGATGTTCGGCCTGGTCATCTCCTCGCTGGTGAAGACCGCCGAGAAGACCATGCCGCTGCTGGTCATGTTCGCCATAGTCCAGGTCGTCTTCACCGGAATTCTCTTCCAGGTCTACGGTTCGCCCGGCCTGGAGCAGTTCGCCTGGCTCATGCCGTCCCGGTGGGCCATCGCAGGCGCGGGTGCGACGCTCGACCTGTCGCATCTGATGCCGCCGTGGGACCCGAACAAGCCCGCCGACCTTGATCCGCTGTGGGAGCACTCGGCGGGCCAGTGGGGCCTGAACATCACGATCCTGCTTGCCATCGGCGTCGTGTGCGGCGTCGCGGTCGCGCGACTGCTGCGCCGCCACGAGCCGGAGGTCATGCGCAAGTAG
- a CDS encoding streptophobe family protein, giving the protein MDASGSGDRVRWGDVLLASIAAVSWALVGMAGAAALGLHLLGADSAASLGPMTAAVVVLAAGGSVTPTSDVSVFGLEGAQARTTVEITPLGVGLVGALLLAYFFLRSLRGAGPYISGTELAARVGGVVTLFVATIGGLAWAGHDVITIDGAKLGLGLDKLPGAGGGGGGIEVPGLGDIGDIGGLLPDRLGDLVDAKAAVGFSVNTADSLAGALFWVLGVLAIALLASRHTPLPGGAAWAALRRTVRPAASAMASALLVAVLAGYATAAYAAIGDDHPKRIAGAALLGAPNGVWLGIPLGLFVPWDGEAKGELAKLLPDPLDELLRVSADEPATVGRLAELDGRVWLLAVAAALLMLYAGVLAASRTPVGGLGAAGFAGRCAVRLGGVTALTLPLLVWLTDVSADASLSVLGVDAFGAGIELHGQLGMALLLGAAWGAATGGVGALLVYATRGGGRAEVPVPGQELERAPGPQQVPGPYRPMAPYRPSNDDTNPYLRPPPGIHGAPTMVGPVPAPPPPHRTAPADPEEGPPAPGTPRSGR; this is encoded by the coding sequence ATGGATGCGAGCGGCAGTGGCGACCGGGTGCGCTGGGGCGATGTGCTGCTCGCGTCAATAGCCGCGGTGAGCTGGGCACTGGTCGGGATGGCCGGTGCCGCGGCGCTCGGCCTGCACCTGCTGGGCGCGGATTCCGCTGCGTCGCTCGGGCCGATGACGGCAGCCGTCGTGGTGCTCGCGGCAGGCGGATCGGTCACTCCGACAAGTGATGTGTCCGTGTTCGGGCTGGAAGGTGCCCAGGCGCGGACGACCGTCGAGATCACGCCACTTGGGGTGGGGCTCGTCGGGGCGTTGCTCCTTGCGTACTTCTTCCTACGCTCGCTGCGTGGCGCCGGGCCGTACATCTCGGGGACCGAACTCGCCGCGCGGGTGGGCGGGGTGGTGACTCTCTTCGTCGCGACGATCGGCGGCTTGGCGTGGGCAGGTCACGACGTCATCACGATCGACGGGGCGAAGCTGGGGCTCGGCCTCGACAAGCTGCCGGGCGCGGGCGGTGGCGGAGGCGGCATCGAAGTGCCGGGCCTCGGCGACATCGGCGATATCGGAGGGCTGTTGCCCGACCGCCTCGGGGATCTGGTGGACGCCAAGGCGGCGGTGGGGTTCAGCGTGAACACCGCGGATTCGCTGGCGGGCGCGCTGTTCTGGGTGCTCGGCGTGCTGGCGATCGCGCTCCTGGCGTCACGGCATACGCCGCTGCCGGGCGGGGCGGCATGGGCGGCGCTGCGGCGGACGGTGCGGCCGGCCGCGTCCGCGATGGCGAGTGCGCTGCTCGTCGCGGTCCTCGCGGGGTACGCGACGGCGGCATACGCCGCGATCGGCGACGACCACCCGAAACGGATCGCGGGCGCGGCGCTGCTCGGGGCACCGAACGGAGTATGGCTGGGGATTCCGCTCGGGCTGTTCGTGCCGTGGGACGGCGAGGCGAAGGGCGAGCTGGCGAAGCTGCTGCCCGATCCGCTGGACGAACTGCTGCGGGTCTCGGCGGACGAGCCTGCCACGGTCGGCAGGCTGGCGGAGCTGGACGGGCGGGTGTGGCTGCTGGCGGTCGCGGCGGCTCTGCTGATGCTGTACGCCGGGGTGCTGGCGGCGTCGCGCACGCCGGTGGGCGGCCTGGGCGCGGCGGGGTTCGCGGGGCGGTGCGCGGTACGGCTGGGCGGGGTGACGGCGCTGACGCTGCCGCTGCTCGTATGGCTGACGGATGTCTCGGCGGACGCTTCGCTGTCGGTCCTGGGCGTCGACGCGTTCGGCGCCGGAATCGAGCTGCACGGGCAGCTGGGCATGGCGCTGCTGCTCGGGGCTGCGTGGGGTGCGGCGACGGGCGGGGTGGGTGCGCTGCTGGTGTACGCGACGCGGGGTGGTGGCCGGGCGGAGGTTCCCGTTCCCGGGCAGGAGCTGGAGCGGGCCCCGGGGCCGCAGCAGGTCCCGGGGCCGTACCGGCCGATGGCGCCGTACCGGCCCTCGAACGACGACACGAACCCGTATCTGCGCCCGCCGC